From Triplophysa dalaica isolate WHDGS20190420 chromosome 24, ASM1584641v1, whole genome shotgun sequence:
GCTTTAATAAACCGCGGTTGTGCTTTGTTCGTATTCATTAATGACCGCAAAGCGTCGCGGTTTACATGGCAACCACAAACGTGTCAAACTGAACACATATGATCTGAAGAGTGTCAAAACACCTTAACACATgacaacattatatttttaaagcagcttCTTTACTTCAGACAGAGTTTATTAGTTAATGAAATATATTCAGAACTGAAGTTTAAGAAAATGgtcatttgcttttatttagttttttattttatttactcgTGCATTGCAGCACATTAAattctgttttttcattttagacTGAAACTAAAGATGCAGTCTCCGCCCACAAAGGAGAATAAAAGAGAAAGGTACATGTTTACATTGTGCTATATACTAGattattaaattcatattaTTAATATGGCATCATATACTTTTTGTACTATTCTGAACTCGTTTCTTTGTAAAACCTAAAGCAtaactacaataaaacaatttgacTCACTTCAATTGTGTCACAAGTTATGTAAGATCATTGTGGAATACTCTTACAGAAACAATGTTACTTCTAAAACAGTGCAGAAtaattatcatatttatttatttgattacatAGCTTTCACACCATATTCCAAGGTTATTCAAATAATGTCATGGTATTAGTATGGCTCATGTGCAAACACCCCGTCCCGTCTCTGTGTTGGTGTCAGTCGTGAGTCTCCTCTGCCCTCCATCTCTGAGCGTCTGGCGTACCTGCGGCCGTCTCGTGAGCTGCTGGAGTTCTACAGACAAAAGGTGGCTCAGTTTGATGGAGAACATGAAGACCTGCTGCAGATGCTGGAGAAATACAGAGGCAGCGCTGAGGAGCAGGTGGGACATTGCAGATGAAAAAACaatgatgttttgtgttgtttgataattcattcataatatttatataatgctGACAATATGTTGAGCTCACAATTTAATAATGCGTGCGTATTTCTGCAGCACAAGTTGCAGTGGGAAGTGCGTCAGCGTGAGGAGGAGATCGCGGAGCTCCAGAAAGCTCTCAGTGATATGCAGGTGTATCTCTTCCAGGAGAGAGAGCAAGCGCTCCGTCTGTACGCAGAGAACGACCGGCTGAAAATCAGGTCCGATGTCCACCATCATCCTCAAGCGAGTTCAGATATAAACACGTACTGaagtttaaagtgtttatttatcatCACAGAGAGCTGGAGGACCGGAAGAAgatccagcatcttttagcgctcGTGGGTCCGGATCCGGGCGAGATCACCTATTTTCTCCGCGAACCTCCACACGAGGTTTAAAACATTGATGTTTTCATCACACTTCAGGTGCGTGTGAAGCTGCTCTTGATGGGTTTTGTTTGTCTTCTGGTTCTTAGGTGACTATTCCTCAGAAGAAGATCCAGCCGAGATCACTGGAGGATTCGAAGGTGGCAAAACCTTCAAAGCTTGGATCAGCAAAAGGTTGGATACTCCTCTCTATTCTTCTCAAACTTTGAGTATTCTAGGTCACACAAGTTAATCAAGTTGCATGTGCTTATGGGATATACTACAGGAAGCAGTAGATCATTTAAAGATGCTAGAAGTTTAGAGCAACACAAGCAAGACAACCAGACGTTACTGCTGCAGGTGTGTGTATCCTCGATATGTACATCTGGTCtgttaaatacataaatcaaggaattgactgaaatgtttatgGATGTTGATCTCATATGTGTCCAGGTGGAGGCGCTGCAGGCTCAGATGGAAGAGCAGACTCGGTTGGCTAAAGAGCAGGTGGAGGCGCTGCTGGAGGACAGACGCATTCATCTGGAGGAGAGACAGGTACAGCAGAAGCGTGACCAGGACGGAATCACAGCCCTCACAGACAAGTACGTTTAATAATCCATCCTTCCATTTTTCTGATGTGGCCTAGCTGAGACCCTCATGTTGTCGCTCTGTCCCGTCAGACTCCAGCGCACACAGAATCTTCTGTACGAGAGCACCAAAGACTTTCTGCAGCTGAAGTTTGAGAGTCGAGCTCACGAGAAGGGCTGGATGGTTGAGAAGGACCGTCTGCTGCGTGAGCTGGACTCGTGTCAGGAGAGACTCAGAGAGAGCCACAGTCATCCCGAGCAGCGGCCTCCATCCACAGAGCCTCCGTTTCTCACACAGCCCGGCAGAGAGACCAGCCAGACTCGCCGAGAAG
This genomic window contains:
- the ccdc77 gene encoding coiled-coil domain-containing protein 77 encodes the protein MWTNACRLKLKMQSPPTKENKRESRESPLPSISERLAYLRPSRELLEFYRQKVAQFDGEHEDLLQMLEKYRGSAEEQHKLQWEVRQREEEIAELQKALSDMQVYLFQEREQALRLYAENDRLKIRELEDRKKIQHLLALVGPDPGEITYFLREPPHEVTIPQKKIQPRSLEDSKVAKPSKLGSAKGSSRSFKDARSLEQHKQDNQTLLLQVEALQAQMEEQTRLAKEQVEALLEDRRIHLEERQVQQKRDQDGITALTDKLQRTQNLLYESTKDFLQLKFESRAHEKGWMVEKDRLLRELDSCQERLRESHSHPEQRPPSTEPPFLTQPGRETSQTRREEIRALQEELKQAHKLADMYREQCVTLETDLSQIREEGDVGREIFKERSDKMAKRLQLMTQRYEALEKRRALEVEGFKTDIKHLRQKVKDVEKLLFKLTLSASPDKNMAMLQEVRQSNKRTVRVQNELKTLKAKIFKLENELKS